Proteins encoded together in one Myxococcales bacterium window:
- a CDS encoding S1 family peptidase, which produces MHERWPLATPEPAGELARVLALVVAAGLAAATSGCAHPKPPEVRPAAENRATVRTAPPFALANYEDAVVRIVLPNMTCTGTAVDEDLILTAHHCVVKRGPRGEFLDADVDASTVRVELGGDYFAWGDIKAKAIVSPPCGAKGGAGDVAVLVLERKLVGLRTLPPRLDAPPRIGEEVDPVGFGRCATSGDAIHRKTREGGAIRSTTGETFFMEASVCPGDSGGPVMTRGSHQVVGVVSLSAMDGDERTKAPSIMARIDAYRNVLAQARQIADGASRAELPPLSCE; this is translated from the coding sequence GTGCACGAACGATGGCCTTTGGCCACCCCCGAACCTGCGGGCGAGCTTGCTCGCGTGCTCGCGCTCGTCGTCGCGGCCGGTCTCGCCGCTGCCACGTCGGGTTGCGCTCACCCCAAACCTCCCGAGGTCCGCCCCGCGGCCGAAAATCGGGCCACGGTACGCACCGCGCCTCCCTTCGCGCTCGCGAACTACGAGGACGCCGTCGTGCGCATCGTGCTCCCGAACATGACGTGCACCGGCACGGCCGTCGACGAGGACCTCATCTTGACGGCCCACCACTGCGTCGTGAAGCGCGGCCCTCGTGGCGAGTTCCTCGACGCCGACGTCGACGCGAGCACGGTGCGGGTCGAGCTCGGTGGCGACTACTTCGCGTGGGGCGACATCAAGGCGAAGGCCATCGTGTCCCCCCCGTGCGGCGCCAAGGGCGGCGCGGGGGACGTGGCCGTGCTGGTGCTCGAACGAAAGCTCGTCGGGCTCCGCACGTTGCCTCCGCGCCTCGACGCGCCTCCCCGCATCGGCGAAGAGGTCGATCCCGTCGGCTTCGGGCGGTGCGCCACCTCGGGCGACGCGATCCACCGAAAGACCCGCGAGGGCGGCGCGATCCGCTCCACCACCGGCGAGACGTTCTTCATGGAAGCGTCCGTATGTCCTGGGGATTCTGGCGGTCCCGTGATGACCCGCGGGAGCCACCAGGTGGTCGGCGTGGTGAGCCTCAGCGCCATGGACGGCGACGAACGCACCAAAGCGCCGTCGATCATGGCTCGCATCGACGCCTACCGGAACGTGCTCGCGCAAGCCCGCCAGATCGCCGACGGGGCCTCGCGCGCCGAGCTCCCCCCGCTCTCCTGCGAGTGA
- a CDS encoding HAD family hydrolase → MIFLDHARLAREVRALGHTIPEAALVTAEGHAKRLSESGGLVDVPFVGRERPGAASWGRTIATTLAHAGLPESELSRVVGALWESHLDLNLWSAVPAGLVEALAAFRSAGGKVAIVSNSEGMLDSLFTRLGLRASFDVVADSGVLGVEKPDPRIFEHVLHACGASPERALHLGDIFATDVLGARAAGIRHALIDPHGHYEGRHLEVPRVPDVARTCHAILAARA, encoded by the coding sequence GTGATTTTCCTCGATCACGCGCGCCTCGCCCGCGAGGTGCGCGCGCTCGGGCACACGATCCCGGAGGCCGCGCTCGTCACGGCCGAGGGCCACGCGAAGCGCCTCTCCGAGTCGGGTGGCCTCGTCGACGTCCCGTTCGTGGGCCGTGAGCGCCCTGGCGCGGCGAGCTGGGGTCGCACCATCGCGACGACGCTCGCGCACGCGGGTTTGCCCGAATCCGAGCTGTCTCGCGTGGTCGGCGCGCTCTGGGAGTCGCACCTCGATCTCAACCTGTGGTCCGCCGTTCCCGCGGGGCTCGTCGAGGCGCTCGCGGCGTTTCGTAGCGCGGGCGGCAAGGTCGCCATCGTGTCGAACTCCGAGGGCATGCTCGATTCGCTCTTCACGCGCCTCGGCCTCCGCGCCTCGTTCGACGTCGTGGCCGACTCGGGTGTGCTGGGCGTCGAGAAGCCCGATCCGCGCATCTTCGAGCACGTGCTCCACGCGTGCGGCGCGAGCCCCGAGCGCGCGCTCCACCTCGGCGACATCTTCGCGACGGACGTGCTCGGCGCCCGCGCCGCCGGGATCCGCCACGCCCTCATCGATCCCCACGGTCACTACGAGGGCCGCCACCTCGAGGTCCCGCGCGTACCCGACGTCGCCCGCACGTGCCACGCCATCCTCGCCGCGCGAGCCTGA
- a CDS encoding serine/threonine protein kinase, giving the protein MFPRPFGKYVLERELSRGGMARVMLATLKGAGGFEKKLVVKQIRDELSHDGEFVRRFVDEAKTTVALSHPNIVPVYELGVETGVYFLAMELVSGVSVAELLSADREAAGKRVGLTPEEGAYVGAEVCRALDYAHRRMKVVHRDITPRNVMIDEEGQIKLIDFGIAAPARVAGHEVFGSPGHMPPEQMEGRELGPPTDVFALAVLLMEAWAGRAPFRRATLEECEKAMAAPHPKPSDAHPDLAPLDDAFAKAMRLDPRERQQEADELGRALRAFLKGRETEDVARKLGERVRKLREAQEPESAIPESSFPGTRRLDGEGDGDGAPLTRTFAARTGNDPKPVTGGDTGPSTRKLESERPPKVARPIEESPERTETIATRPIETPARPQEPTRDEKKPKNLAPWVMGASIAAVALVLVGRGLVSPAEVPARADAGALALAPVDASPVNVEVASPSASPAPSVSAPPAPSASSVAPPPRPSAAPPTSASPAPAPSVQKSQLVLLGDIGTRVTVDGIGRGKTPTRVALDPGPHDVRFSFDPTGESRGERIVTKAGEQVTLRAEFLGASPTVRIQR; this is encoded by the coding sequence ATGTTCCCGAGGCCCTTCGGCAAATACGTGCTCGAACGCGAGCTGTCTCGCGGCGGCATGGCGCGCGTGATGCTCGCCACGTTGAAGGGCGCGGGCGGGTTCGAGAAGAAGCTCGTCGTGAAGCAGATCCGCGACGAGCTCTCGCACGACGGCGAGTTCGTGCGGAGGTTCGTCGACGAGGCGAAGACCACCGTCGCCCTCTCGCACCCGAACATCGTGCCGGTGTACGAGCTCGGCGTCGAGACGGGCGTCTACTTCTTGGCGATGGAGCTCGTATCGGGCGTGAGCGTCGCCGAGTTGCTCTCGGCCGATCGCGAGGCCGCGGGCAAGCGCGTGGGGCTCACGCCCGAAGAGGGCGCGTACGTGGGGGCCGAGGTGTGCCGCGCGCTCGACTACGCCCACCGGCGCATGAAGGTCGTGCACCGCGACATCACGCCGCGCAACGTGATGATCGACGAAGAGGGGCAGATCAAGCTCATCGACTTCGGCATCGCGGCGCCCGCGCGGGTCGCCGGGCACGAGGTGTTCGGCTCGCCGGGGCACATGCCCCCCGAGCAGATGGAGGGGCGCGAGCTCGGCCCTCCGACCGACGTGTTCGCCCTCGCCGTGCTGCTCATGGAGGCGTGGGCGGGGCGCGCGCCGTTCCGCCGGGCCACGCTGGAGGAGTGCGAGAAGGCCATGGCCGCGCCGCACCCGAAGCCGAGCGACGCGCACCCCGATCTCGCTCCCCTCGACGACGCGTTCGCCAAGGCGATGCGCCTCGACCCACGCGAGCGCCAACAAGAAGCCGACGAGCTCGGCCGCGCGCTTCGTGCGTTCTTGAAGGGCCGTGAGACCGAGGACGTGGCGAGGAAGCTCGGCGAGCGTGTGCGCAAGCTGCGCGAGGCCCAAGAGCCCGAGTCGGCCATCCCCGAGTCGTCGTTCCCCGGAACGCGCCGCCTCGATGGCGAGGGCGACGGAGACGGGGCGCCGCTCACACGCACGTTCGCCGCGCGCACCGGCAACGATCCGAAGCCCGTGACCGGGGGCGACACCGGCCCGAGCACCCGCAAGCTCGAGAGCGAGCGCCCGCCGAAGGTCGCGCGCCCGATCGAAGAGTCTCCCGAGCGCACCGAGACCATCGCCACGCGCCCCATCGAGACCCCGGCGCGCCCGCAAGAGCCCACGCGCGACGAGAAGAAGCCGAAGAACCTCGCACCGTGGGTCATGGGCGCGTCGATCGCCGCCGTGGCGCTCGTGCTCGTGGGCCGCGGGCTCGTGTCTCCGGCCGAGGTGCCCGCACGCGCCGACGCAGGGGCCCTCGCGCTCGCCCCGGTCGACGCGAGCCCGGTGAACGTCGAGGTCGCCTCGCCCTCCGCCTCACCCGCGCCCTCGGTCTCGGCGCCCCCCGCGCCCTCGGCGAGCAGCGTCGCCCCACCGCCGCGCCCCTCGGCCGCACCTCCCACGAGCGCGAGCCCTGCGCCCGCGCCGTCGGTGCAAAAGTCCCAGCTCGTGCTCCTCGGGGACATCGGCACGCGTGTCACGGTCGACGGCATCGGCCGCGGAAAAACACCGACCCGCGTGGCGCTCGACCCGGGCCCCCACGACGTGCGCTTCTCGTTCGATCCCACCGGCGAATCGCGCGGCGAGCGCATCGTGACGAAGGCCGGCGAGCAGGTGACGCTCCGCGCCGAGTTCTTGGGCGCGAGCCCGACCGTGCGCATCCAGCGCTGA
- a CDS encoding TetR/AcrR family transcriptional regulator, with product MAHPRSHTSAADRPDVGSGGDVRPQVPGARRERNAVETKKRILEAAGAEFAAKGYDGARLGNIARQAGIQQALIHHYFEDKAHLFEAVLALGLESMTKGVWDLLEQLGFRGKTERREHVTRDDIRILAEAFIGVLFRFYSHNGVFLAMVGHESRTNREQAHRVLVDNVRPLFEAIVGRIREMSENGNVRRDVDAPNLVLSCIAMASFAFEQKGFVTALWPAADLESESFITTRKAAIVNMVLDHILVG from the coding sequence ATGGCCCACCCCCGCTCCCACACGAGCGCCGCGGACCGCCCCGACGTGGGCAGCGGGGGAGACGTGCGGCCGCAGGTCCCGGGCGCGCGGCGCGAGCGCAACGCCGTCGAGACGAAGAAGCGCATCCTCGAGGCGGCCGGCGCCGAGTTCGCCGCCAAAGGGTACGACGGCGCCCGGCTCGGCAACATCGCGCGCCAGGCGGGTATCCAGCAGGCGCTCATCCACCACTACTTCGAGGACAAGGCGCACCTCTTCGAGGCCGTGCTCGCGCTCGGGCTCGAGTCGATGACCAAGGGGGTCTGGGATCTGCTCGAGCAGCTCGGGTTCCGCGGCAAGACCGAGCGGCGCGAGCACGTCACCCGGGACGACATCCGCATCCTCGCCGAGGCCTTCATCGGCGTGCTCTTCCGCTTCTACTCGCACAACGGCGTGTTCCTGGCCATGGTCGGGCACGAGTCGCGCACGAACCGCGAGCAGGCGCACCGCGTGCTCGTCGACAACGTGAGGCCGCTCTTCGAGGCGATCGTGGGGCGCATCCGCGAGATGAGCGAGAACGGCAACGTCCGCCGTGACGTCGACGCCCCGAACCTCGTCCTCTCGTGCATCGCCATGGCGAGCTTCGCCTTCGAGCAGAAGGGCTTCGTCACGGCCCTGTGGCCCGCGGCCGACCTCGAGAGCGAGAGCTTCATCACCACCCGCAAGGCGGCCATCGTGAACATGGTGCTCGACCACATTTTGGTCGGCTGA
- a CDS encoding isocitrate/isopropylmalate dehydrogenase family protein, translating to MKKKLVALIPGDGIGPEVIAQARRVLEIYRDERGIPLDLWDLDLGADRYLRDGTTFPKDIAERIKNEASAVLLGALGDPRVPNLEHARDILFGLRFGLDLYANVRPMKALDDRLVPLKGRTAKDVDVTVFRENTEGIYVGMGGQFKRGTPDEVAINEDVNTRKGVERLIRAGFEYAKKNGKKTVHMADKSNAMKHAHELWYRCFFEVAKEYPGIEAKHVYVDALCLYLVQDPSPFEVVVTCNLFGDIVTDLGAALQGGLGMAASANVHAADPSRVAMFEPVHGSAPPLAGKDLANPLASMLTVGMMLTHLGYPEEEARLEGIVKKAIAERKCTRDVGGELGTKAVGDFVVAELRASF from the coding sequence ATGAAGAAGAAGCTCGTCGCGCTCATCCCCGGAGACGGCATCGGCCCCGAGGTCATCGCCCAGGCCCGCCGCGTGCTCGAAATCTACCGCGACGAGCGCGGCATCCCGCTCGACCTGTGGGACCTCGATCTCGGCGCCGATCGCTACCTCCGCGACGGCACCACGTTCCCGAAAGACATCGCCGAGCGCATCAAGAACGAGGCCTCGGCCGTCCTCCTCGGCGCCCTCGGCGATCCGCGCGTGCCGAACCTCGAGCACGCCCGCGACATCCTCTTCGGCCTGCGCTTCGGCCTCGATCTCTACGCGAACGTGCGCCCCATGAAGGCCCTCGACGATCGCCTCGTCCCGCTGAAGGGGCGCACCGCGAAGGACGTCGACGTCACCGTCTTCCGCGAGAACACCGAGGGCATCTACGTCGGCATGGGCGGCCAGTTCAAGCGCGGCACCCCCGACGAGGTCGCCATCAACGAGGACGTGAACACCCGCAAGGGCGTCGAGCGCCTCATCCGCGCCGGCTTCGAGTACGCCAAGAAGAACGGCAAGAAGACCGTGCACATGGCCGACAAGTCGAACGCCATGAAACACGCCCACGAGCTCTGGTACCGCTGCTTCTTCGAGGTCGCGAAGGAGTACCCCGGCATCGAGGCGAAGCACGTCTACGTCGACGCCCTCTGCCTCTACCTGGTCCAGGACCCGAGCCCGTTCGAGGTGGTCGTCACCTGCAACCTCTTCGGCGACATCGTCACCGACCTCGGCGCCGCGCTCCAAGGTGGCCTCGGCATGGCCGCGAGCGCCAACGTGCACGCCGCCGATCCGTCGCGCGTCGCCATGTTCGAGCCCGTGCACGGCTCCGCCCCGCCCCTCGCCGGGAAGGACCTCGCGAACCCGCTCGCGAGCATGCTCACCGTCGGCATGATGCTCACCCACCTCGGCTACCCCGAGGAAGAGGCCCGCCTCGAGGGCATCGTGAAGAAGGCCATCGCGGAGCGAAAGTGCACCCGCGACGTGGGCGGCGAGCTCGGCACGAAGGCCGTCGGCGATTTCGTCGTCGCCGAGCTCCGCGCCTCGTTCTGA
- the pheS gene encoding phenylalanine--tRNA ligase subunit alpha yields the protein MNAPDKAEAAKDEIERALDAFQSTFAEAFANAKSEQTLRDENAKVLGKKGTLTAILGKMGALSPDARKSIGARVNAIKAEVEAAFAARLGQIAAEKREAELTARPFDLTLPGRPPASLGHVHPISKVREDVIAIFRGLGFAVFDGPDVDHEENNFTKLGFPPDHPATDMQDSFWTKSRHVLRTHTSNIQVRAMTTVAPPMAFIAPGTVYRRDDDATHSPMFHQLEAFLIDENVSLANLKGILAEFAERMYGPGTPVRLRPSYFPFVEPGAEVDIGCVFCKEPDGTRKGCSLCKHTGWIEILGCGMIHPVVFEHCGIDAKKWTGFALGMGLDRVAMLRYGIPNIKLLFENDPRFLSQF from the coding sequence ATGAACGCCCCCGACAAAGCCGAGGCCGCGAAGGACGAGATCGAGCGCGCGCTCGACGCCTTTCAGTCCACGTTCGCCGAGGCGTTCGCGAACGCCAAGTCCGAGCAGACCCTCCGCGACGAGAACGCGAAGGTGCTCGGCAAGAAGGGCACGCTCACGGCCATCCTCGGCAAGATGGGTGCCCTCTCCCCGGACGCGCGCAAGAGCATCGGCGCCCGCGTGAACGCCATCAAAGCCGAGGTCGAAGCGGCCTTCGCGGCGCGCCTCGGGCAAATCGCCGCCGAGAAGCGCGAGGCCGAGCTCACCGCGCGCCCGTTCGATCTCACGCTCCCTGGGCGTCCCCCTGCGTCCCTCGGCCACGTGCACCCCATCTCCAAGGTCCGCGAGGACGTGATCGCCATCTTCCGTGGTCTCGGCTTCGCCGTGTTCGACGGCCCCGACGTCGACCACGAGGAGAACAACTTCACGAAGCTCGGCTTCCCGCCGGATCACCCGGCGACCGACATGCAAGACAGCTTCTGGACGAAGTCGCGCCACGTCTTGCGCACGCACACGAGCAACATCCAGGTCCGCGCGATGACCACCGTCGCGCCGCCCATGGCCTTCATCGCGCCCGGCACGGTCTACCGCCGGGACGACGACGCCACGCACTCGCCCATGTTCCACCAGCTCGAGGCGTTCCTCATCGACGAGAACGTGAGCCTCGCGAACCTGAAAGGCATCTTGGCCGAGTTCGCCGAGCGCATGTACGGCCCCGGTACGCCGGTGCGCCTCCGCCCGAGCTACTTCCCGTTCGTCGAGCCCGGGGCCGAGGTCGACATCGGGTGTGTATTCTGCAAAGAACCCGACGGCACGCGCAAGGGCTGCTCGCTCTGCAAGCACACCGGCTGGATCGAGATCTTGGGCTGCGGGATGATCCACCCCGTGGTGTTCGAGCACTGCGGCATCGACGCGAAGAAGTGGACGGGCTTCGCCCTCGGCATGGGCCTCGATCGCGTCGCGATGCTCCGGTACGGCATCCCGAACATCAAGCTGCTCTTCGAGAACGATCCGCGGTTTCTTTCGCAATTCTAA
- a CDS encoding phenylalanine--tRNA ligase subunit beta has product MKASLSWLRELLPELGRLSPDEVAKKLTQGGLEVEGVHVYGAGTEGCVVATVVSMRPHPTKSGLRLVTVEVAGGTQQEIVCGAPNVPEPGFQVVLALLGAHLPAKGMTIARREIAGVVSEGMLCSETELGLSEEGEGILVLPKGFAAPGTKLPQAIPQTNDTIYEIGLTPNRPDGLGHVGLARDLAAVLGLAFRAPVRPAFGDPGVALDVPITIEAEDRCPEFSSARATGIVVGPSPLAWRYRLLALGVRPISTLVDVTNLVLLGYGQPMHAFDLAKVRGRKIVVRTAKDAEPFTTLDGVARKLSSDDLVVCDGEGPVALAGVMGGENSEISASTTEVLFECAYFDARGIRRSSRRHGLHTEASHRFERGTDPCALRDALAYAVELTREVSAGARFSAPVYVVGAKANATPREVARATAEVHASFMNRILGVEVPVDEASAILERLGCAVSPAGPGVLRVSAPTHRPDLTREIDFVEEVIRVRGIDGVPAVLPAVRGSREVGGREDLERRVRAACARSGLSEAITFRFTSEKALEAVRAPKATVVLENPINDHQTVMRTSLLPGLLEVVSESRRRGVRSAALFAVGPVFLEGAPLPDERPELTIVLAGDRPAYLQKPEAYDVWDAKGVAFAVLTELFGRAPEVVTYPAESRPEGLHPRAAGKLLVGDVVVGSFGLLHPDVTDAFDLPEAVPVVTIDLRAAAGLGVAPKYKAIPRFPASPRDLAVVVSDDVPAGHVLEAIASSAGALAAEVTLFDRFVGANIPKDHASLAFRVVYRSDERTLTDTEVEKTHARVVSEIGERFGAKLRT; this is encoded by the coding sequence ATGAAAGCAAGTCTGAGCTGGCTCCGCGAGCTCCTCCCCGAGCTCGGTCGCCTCTCGCCCGACGAGGTCGCCAAGAAGCTCACCCAAGGTGGGCTCGAGGTCGAAGGTGTGCACGTGTACGGCGCCGGCACCGAGGGGTGCGTCGTCGCCACGGTCGTGTCGATGCGCCCGCACCCGACGAAGAGCGGTCTCCGCCTCGTGACGGTCGAGGTCGCAGGTGGCACGCAGCAAGAAATCGTGTGCGGCGCGCCCAACGTGCCCGAGCCCGGGTTCCAAGTGGTGCTCGCGCTGCTCGGCGCGCACCTCCCCGCGAAGGGCATGACGATCGCGCGCCGCGAGATCGCCGGCGTCGTGAGCGAGGGCATGCTCTGCTCCGAGACCGAGCTCGGTCTGTCCGAAGAGGGCGAGGGCATCCTCGTGCTCCCGAAGGGCTTCGCGGCCCCGGGCACGAAGCTCCCCCAGGCGATCCCCCAGACGAACGACACCATCTACGAGATCGGGCTCACGCCGAACCGCCCCGACGGCCTCGGCCACGTGGGCCTCGCGCGCGATCTCGCGGCGGTGCTCGGGCTCGCGTTCCGGGCGCCCGTGCGGCCCGCGTTCGGCGATCCTGGAGTCGCGCTCGACGTGCCCATCACGATCGAGGCCGAGGACCGCTGCCCCGAGTTCTCGTCGGCGCGCGCCACGGGCATCGTCGTCGGTCCTTCGCCGCTCGCGTGGCGCTACCGGCTGCTCGCGCTCGGGGTGCGCCCCATCTCCACCCTGGTCGACGTGACGAACCTCGTGCTCCTCGGCTACGGCCAGCCGATGCACGCGTTCGACCTGGCGAAGGTGCGCGGCCGCAAGATCGTGGTCCGCACCGCGAAAGACGCCGAGCCCTTCACCACGCTCGACGGCGTCGCGCGCAAGCTCTCGTCCGACGACCTCGTCGTGTGCGACGGCGAGGGCCCCGTGGCGCTCGCGGGCGTCATGGGCGGCGAAAATAGCGAAATTTCGGCCTCGACGACCGAGGTGCTCTTCGAGTGTGCCTACTTCGACGCCCGGGGCATCCGCCGCTCGTCGCGTCGCCACGGCCTCCACACCGAGGCGAGCCACAGGTTCGAGCGCGGCACCGATCCGTGCGCCCTCCGCGACGCGCTCGCCTACGCCGTCGAGCTCACGCGCGAGGTCTCCGCGGGCGCCCGCTTCTCGGCCCCCGTCTACGTCGTCGGCGCGAAGGCCAACGCCACGCCTCGCGAGGTCGCGCGCGCCACCGCCGAAGTGCATGCATCCTTCATGAATCGGATCCTGGGCGTCGAGGTGCCCGTCGACGAGGCCTCGGCCATCCTCGAGCGGCTCGGGTGCGCGGTGTCCCCGGCGGGCCCGGGTGTGCTCCGCGTGTCGGCCCCCACGCACCGGCCCGACCTCACCCGCGAGATCGACTTCGTCGAAGAGGTCATTCGTGTGCGCGGCATCGACGGCGTGCCTGCCGTGTTGCCCGCCGTTCGTGGCTCGCGTGAGGTCGGCGGTCGCGAGGACCTCGAGCGTCGTGTGCGCGCGGCGTGCGCGAGGAGCGGGCTCTCCGAGGCCATCACGTTCCGGTTCACGTCCGAGAAGGCCCTCGAGGCCGTGCGCGCTCCCAAGGCCACCGTCGTGCTCGAGAACCCCATCAACGACCACCAGACGGTCATGCGCACGAGCCTGCTCCCGGGGCTCCTCGAGGTGGTCTCCGAGTCGCGCCGTCGTGGGGTTCGTTCGGCCGCGCTCTTCGCTGTGGGCCCCGTGTTCCTCGAAGGTGCGCCCCTCCCCGACGAGCGCCCCGAGCTCACGATCGTGCTCGCGGGAGACCGCCCGGCCTACCTCCAGAAGCCCGAGGCCTACGACGTGTGGGACGCCAAGGGCGTCGCCTTCGCCGTGCTCACCGAGCTCTTCGGCCGAGCGCCCGAGGTCGTCACGTACCCGGCCGAGAGCCGCCCCGAGGGCCTCCACCCGCGCGCCGCCGGTAAGCTCCTCGTGGGCGACGTGGTGGTCGGCTCGTTCGGTCTCCTCCACCCCGACGTGACCGACGCGTTCGATCTCCCCGAGGCCGTTCCCGTCGTCACGATCGACCTCCGCGCGGCCGCCGGGCTCGGCGTGGCGCCGAAGTATAAGGCCATCCCGCGCTTCCCCGCGTCGCCCCGCGACCTCGCCGTGGTCGTCTCGGACGACGTCCCCGCGGGGCACGTGCTCGAGGCGATCGCGTCGTCGGCCGGCGCCCTCGCCGCCGAGGTGACCCTCTTCGACCGCTTCGTCGGCGCAAATATCCCCAAAGATCACGCGAGCTTGGCGTTCCGGGTCGTCTACCGCTCCGACGAGCGCACCTTGACCGACACCGAGGTCGAGAAGACCCACGCCCGCGTCGTCTCCGAGATCGGGGAACGTTTCGGGGCCAAGCTGCGTACGTAG
- a CDS encoding alpha/beta hydrolase — MSAFSAFVNGTSTQAEFLSSLRAKRARGVDGTGIAYEVVGTGERAVMLANGLGGRLYAWAPVIEALHREYRFVTWDYRGLFDSDSPESKRRLAVVHHVEDARSILDAEGIDRAVFMGWSMGVQVSLDTAASYPERVAGLVLLNGTYGHVLSTGFQPLFAVPWLPKRLHALLDFLQDHPELAERLAHAARLAQWPTAALMSITAGRNAFRMKPLLARYFDDVLGKSFVNFLRLFQELDAHSVYHLLREIEQPALVVSGMLDALTPAYQSKEIARRMPNAEYLRLARSSHFSLMERPDVLVPRIRRFLSERVVY; from the coding sequence ATGAGCGCCTTCTCCGCCTTCGTGAACGGTACGTCGACCCAAGCGGAGTTCCTCTCGTCGCTCCGCGCGAAGCGGGCGAGGGGAGTCGACGGGACCGGCATCGCCTACGAGGTGGTGGGCACGGGGGAGCGCGCGGTCATGCTCGCGAACGGCCTCGGTGGGCGGCTCTACGCGTGGGCGCCCGTGATCGAGGCGCTCCACCGCGAGTACCGCTTCGTCACGTGGGATTACCGCGGCCTCTTCGATTCGGACTCCCCCGAGTCGAAGCGGCGCCTCGCGGTGGTGCATCACGTCGAGGACGCGCGCTCGATCCTCGACGCCGAGGGCATCGATCGCGCCGTCTTCATGGGCTGGAGCATGGGGGTGCAGGTCTCGCTCGACACGGCCGCGAGCTACCCGGAGCGGGTCGCGGGGCTCGTGCTCTTGAACGGCACCTACGGTCACGTGCTCTCCACCGGGTTCCAGCCGCTCTTCGCCGTCCCGTGGTTGCCGAAGCGCCTGCACGCGCTGCTCGACTTCCTCCAAGACCACCCCGAGCTCGCCGAGAGGCTCGCCCACGCGGCGAGGCTCGCGCAGTGGCCGACGGCGGCGCTCATGTCGATCACGGCGGGCCGCAACGCGTTCCGCATGAAGCCGCTGCTCGCCCGTTACTTCGACGACGTGCTCGGAAAGAGCTTCGTGAATTTCCTTCGGCTCTTCCAAGAGCTCGACGCCCACTCGGTCTACCACTTGCTCCGCGAGATCGAGCAGCCCGCGCTGGTCGTGAGCGGCATGCTCGACGCGCTCACCCCGGCGTACCAATCGAAGGAGATCGCGCGCCGCATGCCGAACGCGGAGTACCTGCGCCTCGCGCGATCGAGCCACTTTTCCCTGATGGAACGCCCCGACGTGCTCGTGCCGCGCATTCGTCGGTTCTTGAGCGAGCGCGTCGTCTACTGA
- the ald gene encoding alanine dehydrogenase, with translation MIIGVPKEIKTREYRVGMTPAGVRSLTQRGHKVLVETNAGIGSGLKDEEYVAQGAQIVATAKEAWSADMVVKVKEPLPAEYGFFRENLILYTYLHLAPEPELTRELAAKKVSAVAYETIELADGSLPLLKPMSEVAGRMAVQVGASCLQKEHGGKGVLLGGVPGTRRGRVVILGGGVVGKNAATIAVGMGAQVTVLDVRAETMSYLEDVFGGAIETLYSNPTNIEACVARADLVIGAVLVTGARAPKLVTKELIERMEPGSVVVDVAVDQGGCIETCRPTTHDNPTYEIGGVVHYCVANMPGAVAQTSTWALTNTTAAYAIKIADMGLVAAAKADKALLKGINVYAGHVTCEPVAQAHKLPYKPIESLL, from the coding sequence GTGATCATCGGAGTCCCCAAAGAAATCAAGACCCGCGAGTACCGAGTTGGCATGACCCCCGCCGGCGTGCGGAGCCTGACCCAGCGCGGTCACAAGGTGCTGGTCGAGACGAACGCGGGCATCGGCTCGGGCCTCAAGGACGAGGAGTACGTCGCGCAGGGCGCGCAGATCGTCGCGACGGCCAAAGAGGCCTGGAGCGCCGACATGGTCGTCAAGGTCAAGGAGCCCCTCCCGGCCGAGTACGGCTTCTTCCGCGAGAACCTGATCCTCTACACGTATCTCCACCTCGCGCCCGAGCCCGAGCTCACCCGCGAGCTCGCGGCGAAGAAGGTCTCGGCCGTCGCCTACGAGACGATCGAGCTCGCCGACGGCTCCCTCCCGCTCCTCAAGCCCATGAGCGAGGTCGCGGGCCGCATGGCGGTGCAGGTCGGCGCCTCGTGTCTCCAGAAAGAGCACGGCGGCAAGGGCGTGCTCCTCGGTGGCGTGCCCGGCACGCGCCGCGGCCGCGTCGTCATCCTCGGCGGCGGCGTGGTCGGCAAGAACGCCGCCACCATCGCCGTCGGCATGGGCGCGCAGGTCACCGTGCTCGACGTCCGCGCCGAGACGATGAGCTACCTCGAGGACGTCTTCGGCGGCGCCATCGAGACGCTCTACTCGAACCCGACCAACATCGAGGCGTGCGTGGCTCGCGCGGACCTCGTCATCGGCGCCGTGCTCGTCACCGGCGCCCGCGCGCCCAAGCTCGTCACCAAAGAGCTCATCGAGCGCATGGAGCCGGGCAGCGTCGTCGTCGACGTCGCGGTCGACCAGGGCGGCTGCATCGAGACGTGCCGCCCCACCACGCACGACAACCCCACCTACGAGATCGGCGGCGTCGTTCACTACTGCGTCGCGAACATGCCGGGCGCCGTCGCGCAGACGAGCACCTGGGCCCTCACGAACACCACGGCGGCCTACGCGATCAAGATCGCCGACATGGGCCTCGTCGCGGCCGCCAAGGCCGACAAGGCGCTCCTCAAGGGCATCAACGTCTACGCCGGCCACGTCACCTGCGAGCCCGTCGCCCAGGCGCACAAGCTCCCGTACAAGCCCATCGAGAGCCTTCTCTGA